The following coding sequences lie in one Phorcysia thermohydrogeniphila genomic window:
- a CDS encoding putative bifunctional diguanylate cyclase/phosphodiesterase: protein MKQGEISFRTLEVLPEQIETPSDRDFYIRKKGDRLLFLLRTPNNLWIEISVPVSEILQHLPPEVATLNNIADKIPIGILIFKEEIVYSNGFIEKILEKEKEKFTNHAISEVFPKEIGKNLKKLLNKNYAEKQLTLKWIGPIETSSRNERVLLIIATSVSLQDEPIGVAFFFDITAERHFLEKMGDIYSYDPITRLPNFKKALEFIENLRKQRRKFIVGIVDIDKFYVINNSLGIETGDKILRMFANRLKRSFRTDSYWIFRMISDKFIIISLNNEKNLSEEVSTIVSKVKKILEKPFKAAGREIFLNVKFGFSSYPEHGDAVLTKAEVALNTAKESGSEYLIFSRELETSGEILEILKQIKDDLKNNRITVFFQPKVDLKTGYIKGAEALMRCSVPPAQAIPVMTRYGLLFDIGNLILSSSLRTLKNLLEEGYNISMAVNISISQLLDPRFLPKLKYEIEKAEIPPEKLILEVTESEATINLKQVFETIKELVNYGVKISIDDFGTGYSSLSRLKLIKAHELKIDTSFVRNLPESDEDKKIVKFILEISELLNMTSVAEGIEKREQLEFLKREGCSLGQGFLFSPAVPEEEFRKLLKKRFEV from the coding sequence GTGAAACAGGGTGAAATTTCTTTCAGAACCTTAGAAGTTTTACCTGAACAAATTGAAACCCCTTCCGACAGAGACTTTTACATCAGGAAAAAAGGCGACAGGCTTCTCTTCCTGCTCCGAACTCCCAACAACTTATGGATAGAAATCAGCGTACCTGTAAGTGAAATCCTCCAGCACTTACCACCAGAGGTGGCAACCTTAAACAATATTGCTGACAAAATACCCATTGGTATTCTCATATTTAAAGAAGAAATCGTATATTCAAACGGTTTTATAGAGAAAATATTAGAAAAAGAGAAGGAAAAATTTACTAACCATGCAATCTCAGAAGTTTTTCCCAAAGAAATTGGAAAAAATCTGAAAAAACTACTGAACAAAAACTACGCTGAAAAACAGCTCACCCTAAAGTGGATAGGCCCAATAGAGACTTCTTCAAGAAACGAGCGGGTACTCCTGATAATCGCCACATCAGTCAGCCTACAGGACGAACCAATAGGAGTTGCCTTCTTTTTTGACATCACAGCAGAAAGACATTTCTTAGAGAAGATGGGAGACATCTACAGCTACGACCCCATAACTCGGCTTCCAAACTTCAAGAAGGCTTTGGAGTTCATTGAAAACCTAAGGAAACAACGCAGAAAATTCATAGTTGGAATAGTGGACATAGATAAATTCTACGTGATTAACAACTCACTTGGCATAGAAACCGGAGACAAAATCCTTCGGATGTTCGCCAATAGACTAAAAAGAAGTTTTCGCACCGACAGTTACTGGATATTCAGAATGATTTCAGACAAGTTCATCATAATAAGCCTGAACAACGAAAAAAACCTAAGTGAGGAAGTATCAACAATTGTCAGTAAGGTCAAAAAAATTCTTGAAAAACCGTTTAAAGCCGCAGGACGTGAAATTTTTTTGAACGTTAAGTTCGGTTTTTCTTCCTATCCAGAACACGGAGATGCGGTATTAACGAAAGCAGAAGTAGCTCTTAACACAGCAAAGGAAAGTGGTTCAGAATACTTGATATTTTCAAGAGAGTTAGAAACTTCAGGAGAAATACTGGAAATACTAAAACAAATAAAAGACGACCTAAAAAACAATAGAATTACCGTCTTTTTCCAACCGAAAGTAGATTTAAAAACAGGATACATAAAAGGAGCTGAAGCGCTCATGAGATGCTCCGTACCTCCTGCTCAAGCAATTCCCGTTATGACACGCTACGGTCTTCTGTTTGATATAGGTAACCTGATACTCTCTTCCAGTCTAAGAACTCTAAAAAACCTATTAGAGGAAGGATACAACATTTCTATGGCCGTTAACATTTCAATATCACAGCTCTTAGACCCCCGCTTCCTTCCAAAATTAAAGTACGAAATTGAAAAAGCAGAAATTCCTCCGGAGAAATTAATACTGGAAGTAACAGAAAGTGAAGCTACGATTAACTTAAAACAAGTTTTTGAAACTATAAAGGAGCTTGTAAACTATGGAGTAAAGATTTCAATTGACGACTTCGGAACTGGCTACTCTTCACTTTCAAGACTAAAACTCATTAAAGCCCACGAGTTAAAAATAGATACTTCATTTGTCAGGAATCTCCCCGAAAGTGATGAGGACAAAAAAATAGTGAAGTTTATCCTTGAAATTTCGGAGCTCCTCAATATGACATCAGTAGCGGAGGGTATTGAGAAAAGGGAACAACTTGAATTTCTGAAAAGAGAAGGCTGTTCTCTTGGACAAGGATTTCTATTTTCTCCAGCTGTTCCTGAAGAAGAGTTTAGAAAACTTTTAAAAAAGAGATTTGAGGTTTAA
- the glnA gene encoding type I glutamate--ammonia ligase, producing the protein MRPKNAKEVVELIQREGIKFVDLRFTDMFGTWHHITFPAHEISEESFEQGLFFDGSSIRQWQPINASDMMFKLDPTTATIDPLSEVPTLVVIADIVDPVTKEPYHKDPRNIAKKALEYLKSTGIGDTVYCGPEPEFFIFDDVKFDVGMNFGFYEVDSAEGIWRTGADENPNLGHKLKVKGGYFPTPPSDQLDHIRKIMAMKMEEAGLVIECLHHEVATGGQCEIDFRFGNLVEAADNVQWLKYIVKNVAKMFGKTATFMPKPLYGDNGSGMHTHMSIWKNGENLFHGDSYAGLSETALYFIGGIIKHAKAVCAFTNPTVNSYKRLVPGYEAPVNLCYSARNRSASIRVPVVTSPKAKRIEVRFPDSSGAPYLAFTALLMAGLDGIENKIHPGEPVDKNLYDLPPEELRDIPTVPGSLAEALDALEKDYEFLTKGGVMTEQFLEDYIEYKRKEEVDPVRLRPTPMEFMLYFDV; encoded by the coding sequence ATGAGACCCAAAAATGCTAAAGAGGTCGTAGAGCTTATCCAGAGGGAGGGTATTAAGTTCGTAGACCTCAGGTTTACCGACATGTTCGGTACTTGGCATCACATTACCTTCCCGGCTCACGAGATTTCTGAGGAGAGCTTTGAGCAGGGACTCTTCTTTGACGGTTCCTCAATCCGTCAGTGGCAGCCTATCAACGCAAGTGACATGATGTTTAAGCTTGACCCAACGACTGCTACAATTGACCCCCTTTCTGAGGTTCCAACTCTTGTAGTTATTGCCGACATCGTTGACCCTGTTACAAAGGAGCCATACCACAAGGATCCAAGGAACATTGCTAAGAAGGCACTTGAGTACCTCAAGTCAACTGGAATCGGCGACACCGTTTACTGCGGTCCAGAGCCCGAGTTCTTCATCTTTGACGACGTTAAGTTTGACGTAGGAATGAACTTCGGTTTCTACGAAGTTGACAGCGCTGAGGGTATCTGGAGAACAGGAGCCGACGAGAACCCCAACCTTGGTCACAAGCTTAAAGTAAAAGGTGGATACTTCCCAACACCACCATCTGACCAGCTTGACCATATCAGAAAGATTATGGCCATGAAGATGGAGGAGGCAGGACTTGTAATTGAGTGCCTCCACCACGAAGTTGCGACAGGTGGACAGTGTGAGATAGACTTTAGGTTTGGAAACCTCGTTGAAGCTGCAGACAACGTTCAGTGGCTCAAGTACATCGTTAAGAACGTTGCCAAGATGTTCGGAAAAACTGCTACCTTCATGCCAAAGCCCCTTTACGGCGACAACGGAAGCGGTATGCATACCCATATGTCTATCTGGAAGAACGGAGAGAACCTCTTCCACGGAGACAGCTATGCCGGACTTTCCGAGACTGCTCTCTACTTCATAGGTGGAATCATCAAGCACGCAAAGGCTGTTTGTGCTTTCACTAACCCAACCGTTAACTCCTACAAGAGACTTGTTCCCGGATATGAGGCACCTGTAAACCTCTGTTACTCTGCAAGGAACAGGTCTGCATCTATCAGGGTTCCCGTTGTTACATCTCCTAAGGCTAAAAGGATTGAGGTTAGATTCCCAGACTCTTCCGGAGCTCCATACCTTGCATTTACAGCCCTCCTCATGGCAGGTCTTGACGGAATTGAGAACAAGATTCACCCCGGAGAGCCTGTTGATAAGAACCTCTACGACCTTCCACCAGAGGAGCTCAGGGACATTCCAACTGTTCCCGGTTCCCTTGCAGAAGCCCTTGACGCCCTTGAGAAGGACTACGAGTTCCTTACAAAGGGCGGCGTAATGACCGAACAGTTCCTTGAGGACTACATTGAGTACAAGCGTAAGGAAGAGGTAGACCCTGTAAGACTCAGACCAACTCCTATGGAGTTTATGCTCTACTTTGACGTTTAA
- a CDS encoding Fur family transcriptional regulator: protein MATVEKKKKRNTRQKAVVFQVVRDSNDHPTAEVIYERAKKELPTISLGTVYRVLKELVSEGKIKEIVVNKQSHFDRRTDFHHHFICRKCGKIEDVDTPLCRYTCKKVEQKGYIVEEIEYKFYGLCNKCAEK, encoded by the coding sequence TTGGCTACGGTAGAGAAAAAGAAAAAAAGGAACACGAGACAGAAAGCAGTTGTGTTTCAAGTTGTAAGGGACTCAAACGACCATCCGACAGCAGAAGTTATTTACGAGAGGGCCAAGAAGGAGCTTCCCACCATTAGCCTTGGAACGGTCTACAGGGTTCTTAAAGAACTCGTTTCTGAGGGAAAAATAAAGGAGATAGTTGTAAACAAACAATCTCACTTTGACAGAAGAACGGACTTTCACCACCACTTTATATGTAGAAAATGTGGAAAGATAGAGGATGTAGATACTCCACTTTGTAGGTACACCTGTAAGAAGGTGGAACAGAAAGGCTACATTGTAGAGGAAATAGAGTACAAGTTCTACGGCCTCTGCAATAAGTGTGCTGAAAAGTAG
- a CDS encoding VCBS repeat-containing protein: MRKALLLAGILLTSCSLSPFGNKEPQVYPTYAPKEKTQESRLGLKGVENVLFYMKKEFSPVEGEIVLNSYDGFIIDLGKKNGISEGDRFISESGAVLKVKEVRNDYSVALPTIGNPLVGEKVKKFSFNKALFIDFTGEKGKELLSKLKEEVKTLNLAPYEEGEKFKKLFGLKFPSDFRRKVPAEKLLGYDGYLVVSERGVEVYDNTKKLVKLFPWEGAPASSFQVGISSGYKVVLDLKSHATSLFAGNIDKTPQKELVVATENDIRVYHVNTYGVSEVYRFKNPFPGSYLFHISPVDLDRDGKLELVIDGFYQETKSVSSGVFTVKNGKLRKLAKSNLILSGFDTDGDGVNETLYGQKVSSELDKFFGKDVWIVELKGNKLVKGKKVSVPPEFQVTSAQSFKVGSKTLFAYYDLDYFFNVSDGSQILWRSPIQIGASPNSIYWYVDDTLVSYYITPKPKPVDVNGDGEEEVLFSQNKNAAPGILRNIYTFDGGRVLLLYRKGTTFDWEEATVPIYKLGGLEEFDYIPEYDLLVAVFTESGIFKRPKSKLLFVSPRF, encoded by the coding sequence ATGAGGAAAGCACTCCTCCTTGCAGGCATTCTCTTGACATCTTGTTCGTTATCTCCCTTCGGTAATAAGGAGCCGCAAGTTTATCCGACTTACGCCCCGAAAGAGAAAACACAGGAAAGCAGACTTGGACTTAAAGGCGTTGAGAACGTTCTCTTCTACATGAAAAAGGAATTCTCACCGGTTGAGGGTGAAATTGTCTTAAACAGCTATGACGGATTCATTATTGACCTCGGCAAAAAGAACGGTATTTCTGAAGGAGACAGGTTTATCTCTGAAAGCGGCGCAGTTCTAAAGGTAAAAGAAGTCAGAAACGATTACTCAGTAGCACTTCCAACCATAGGAAATCCCTTAGTAGGAGAAAAAGTCAAGAAGTTCTCCTTTAATAAAGCCCTCTTCATTGACTTTACAGGAGAAAAGGGTAAGGAACTCCTTTCAAAGCTAAAGGAAGAAGTCAAAACGTTAAACCTTGCTCCCTACGAAGAAGGAGAAAAGTTCAAAAAGCTCTTTGGCCTTAAGTTCCCATCCGACTTTAGGAGGAAAGTACCTGCAGAAAAACTCTTAGGGTATGACGGTTATCTAGTAGTATCAGAGAGAGGAGTTGAGGTCTACGATAACACGAAAAAGCTGGTAAAGCTCTTCCCTTGGGAAGGAGCTCCAGCATCCTCCTTCCAAGTTGGCATCAGCTCAGGATACAAGGTGGTCCTTGACCTTAAAAGCCACGCAACGAGCCTTTTTGCCGGCAACATTGATAAAACACCTCAAAAAGAGCTCGTAGTTGCAACAGAGAACGACATACGGGTCTACCACGTAAACACTTATGGAGTATCAGAAGTTTACAGGTTTAAAAACCCATTCCCCGGTTCTTACCTTTTCCACATTTCCCCAGTTGACTTAGATAGAGACGGAAAGCTTGAGTTAGTCATAGACGGCTTCTACCAAGAAACAAAGAGCGTCTCTTCCGGAGTATTTACAGTTAAAAACGGCAAGCTAAGGAAACTTGCCAAGTCAAACCTTATCCTCTCCGGTTTTGACACTGACGGAGACGGCGTAAACGAAACCTTGTATGGACAAAAGGTCAGCAGTGAGCTTGATAAGTTTTTTGGGAAAGACGTATGGATAGTAGAGCTTAAAGGCAACAAACTTGTAAAAGGTAAGAAAGTCTCTGTTCCACCGGAGTTTCAGGTTACAAGCGCTCAGAGCTTTAAGGTTGGGAGCAAAACGCTCTTTGCCTACTACGACCTTGATTACTTCTTTAACGTTTCAGACGGTAGCCAAATCCTGTGGCGCTCGCCGATCCAGATAGGTGCATCCCCGAACAGTATTTACTGGTACGTTGACGATACACTTGTTAGCTACTACATCACGCCTAAACCTAAACCAGTAGATGTAAACGGAGACGGGGAAGAAGAGGTTCTCTTCTCCCAGAATAAGAACGCTGCTCCCGGTATCTTAAGGAACATCTACACCTTTGACGGCGGAAGGGTTCTACTCCTTTATAGGAAAGGAACAACTTTTGACTGGGAGGAAGCCACAGTTCCCATCTACAAGCTTGGAGGTCTTGAGGAGTTTGACTACATACCTGAATACGACCTCTTAGTAGCAGTATTCACAGAGTCGGGTATTTTCAAAAGACCCAAGTCAAAACTCCTATTCGTTAGCCCACGCTTTTAA
- a CDS encoding P-II family nitrogen regulator has translation MKKIEAIIKPFKLEEVKDALTEIGVQGLTVSEVKGFGRQKGHTELYRGAEYVVDFIPKIKIEVVVPDDIAEKVVETIVNAARTGRIGDGKVFIIPVEDAVRIRTGERGENAI, from the coding sequence ATGAAGAAGATAGAAGCAATTATTAAGCCTTTTAAGCTTGAAGAAGTGAAAGATGCTCTTACAGAGATTGGCGTTCAGGGATTGACCGTTTCTGAAGTTAAAGGTTTTGGTAGGCAGAAAGGTCATACGGAGCTCTACAGAGGAGCAGAGTACGTTGTTGACTTTATCCCGAAAATTAAAATTGAAGTAGTTGTTCCTGACGATATAGCAGAGAAAGTGGTAGAGACAATCGTTAACGCTGCAAGAACGGGAAGAATCGGGGACGGTAAAGTCTTCATAATACCTGTAGAGGACGCTGTAAGGATAAGAACCGGTGAGAGGGGAGAAAATGCAATTTAA
- a CDS encoding ammonium transporter — protein MVEEGIKQLVQSLNVFYLLAGAVMVLSMHAGFAFLEAGTVRVKNQVNALVKIIVDVSIATLAYYFIGYPLAHKVSFIQSAQSLTADQGFELVRFFFLLMFAACISAIVSGGVAERMKFRPYVTAGFFLAGVIYPFFEALIWAERWSSQFQGWVEHIFGAPIHDFAGSMVVHGLGGWIALPAMLILGARMGRYVKGRSKPIPISNIPYLALGSWILIIGWFGFNVMSSQSIETISGLVAVNSLLATAGGIIGGLVFGKNDPGFIHNGALAGLVAVCAGSDIVNPIGAFFIGLVAALIFVKAFVWEQEKLKIDDVLGVWPLHGLCGVWGGVAAGIFGQEFLGGLGGVSLASQVFGALLTVVYALLSGFLLYGALDKLMGLRLSEEEEFQGADLSIHHITAYPEDKLKV, from the coding sequence ATGGTTGAAGAGGGCATCAAGCAGCTCGTTCAGTCCCTTAACGTCTTCTACCTTCTTGCCGGTGCGGTGATGGTTCTCTCAATGCACGCTGGGTTTGCCTTCCTTGAGGCAGGAACGGTAAGGGTGAAAAACCAAGTTAACGCCCTCGTTAAGATTATCGTTGACGTGTCCATTGCCACTTTAGCCTACTACTTTATCGGTTACCCTCTTGCCCACAAGGTTTCCTTCATTCAGTCTGCTCAAAGCTTAACCGCCGACCAAGGCTTTGAGCTCGTTAGGTTCTTCTTCCTCCTTATGTTTGCTGCCTGCATCTCTGCCATCGTTTCTGGCGGCGTTGCAGAGAGGATGAAGTTTAGGCCTTACGTAACGGCAGGGTTCTTCTTAGCCGGAGTTATCTATCCGTTTTTTGAGGCCCTCATCTGGGCGGAAAGGTGGTCATCCCAGTTTCAGGGGTGGGTGGAGCACATTTTTGGTGCACCAATACATGACTTTGCCGGCTCTATGGTAGTTCACGGCCTCGGTGGCTGGATTGCACTTCCGGCTATGCTTATCCTTGGTGCAAGGATGGGTAGGTACGTAAAGGGCAGGTCAAAACCTATACCAATTAGCAACATTCCTTACCTTGCTCTTGGAAGCTGGATACTGATAATCGGCTGGTTCGGCTTTAACGTTATGAGCTCCCAGAGTATTGAGACGATTTCCGGCCTTGTTGCTGTAAACTCCCTTCTTGCAACGGCTGGCGGAATAATAGGGGGACTCGTTTTTGGCAAGAACGACCCCGGTTTTATCCACAACGGAGCTCTCGCAGGTCTTGTTGCTGTCTGTGCAGGTTCTGACATCGTTAACCCCATTGGGGCTTTCTTTATTGGGCTTGTTGCAGCGCTGATTTTCGTTAAGGCCTTTGTCTGGGAGCAGGAAAAGCTTAAGATTGACGATGTTCTTGGAGTGTGGCCTCTCCACGGTCTTTGTGGCGTTTGGGGAGGAGTTGCGGCAGGTATATTTGGTCAAGAGTTCTTGGGCGGTTTAGGAGGAGTTTCTTTAGCTTCTCAAGTTTTTGGAGCTCTCCTCACCGTGGTTTACGCCCTCTTAAGCGGTTTTCTCCTTTACGGGGCTCTTGATAAGTTAATGGGACTAAGACTTTCTGAGGAAGAAGAGTTTCAAGGAGCAGACCTTTCTATTCACCACATTACAGCCTACCCCGAGGACAAGCTCAAGGTATAA